Within bacterium, the genomic segment ACCACTCTCCGACGCTTTCCGCAAGAGAATGCATCGGGACATTTTCGATTTCGATGGATTGACGGCTAAGCCGTGCAAATGTTAAAAGATCATCGATGAGCATGCTCATTTGATGAACATTGGTTGATATGACTTTAAGCAAGCGTTTTGCTTCCGCGTCCAAATGATCAAAATGATCCTCGAGCAGGATATTCGCAAATCCTTCAATAGCACGCAGCGGAGCACGGAGATCGTGCGATACGGTGTAGCTGAATGATTCAAGATCTTTATTGGCCAATGTCAGTTCAGCCGTGCGGTCGATCACGCGCTGCTCCAATTCTTCGCTAAATTGGCGAATGGCCTCTTCCTGTTGCTTACGAACGCTTTCATCCCGCAGAATCACGGTGTAAAATTTGGCGCCCCCGATTTCAACTTGTGAAATCGATGCCTCAATTGGAAATTCTTCATCATTACTGCGAATGCCGCTGATTTCTCCGAGTGCGCCCATATGACGGCTGGTAACTCCTGTTTGACCAAAATTATGGATATGACCGCGGTGAGCACTACGAAAACGTTGTGGAATAAATCGTTCAATCGGCTGTCCGATCGCATCTTCCCGTGAACATTTGAACATGTTTTGAGCCGCTGAATTAAACAAAATGATTCGCTGGTCTTCGCTGATAGTAATAATGGCGTCCATAGCCGATTCAATAATTGCCGCTATCTGAGTTCTGTTATCGGTAAGCTCTCGTGCTATTCTCTGCTTTTCCGTAACGTCGTTGGCCAGCACCAACCGGGCTGGGCGTCCTTCGAAATCCAGCGATTCGGATATAATTTCGACGTCGATAAACGTTCCATTTTTTTTCCGATGTCTCCACACTCCGGAATGATGGCGCTCATACCTGTTAGTTGTTTCCAGGTAATGCGTCAGTACCGCTTCATCTTCTTTCGGGCGAATGTCGCGAATGGTCATGGAAAGAAATTCTTCCCGTGAGTAACCGTAAGTCTGTATGGAGGCGGGATTTACAGCCAGAAACCGCAGCGTTTCCGAATCAAAAACCCACATTGGCAGCGGATTGCTGTCAAAAAGCAGTCGGTAACGGATTTCGGATTCGCTAAGTTTTGATTGAACTTGTATTAGCTGCCGCATATCGCGACGCATCAGGCTGTAAAGCAACAAACTCGTGATCGCAATAAAGAGAATACCTTTCATGATTGAAAAACGAAAGGAATCAGGCAGTTGAAGCTCTTCCAAAACCAGATCGGAAAAAATGATCCATAAAGATCCGAAGGAAGCATAGATCAGGACGATGCGTAAAGACAAAATCCGTGATGCCCACTTTGATTCAAAGCGTTTCATAACAATCAAGCTTCTTTCGTCAATTGAAAAGAATGCTAAATGACTTCTACCAATCCTAGAGAACTTGCAGCTTGGCCGATTCAGAATAGAGAAACAATCCGAATGAATAGAGATTTGCGTTTGCCGGACTTTGTAAAGATATATAAAATGTTCAGGGATGTAAATTCTTTTCTTTGAGTAATTCGTTCAAAGTTTTGGCCAAATCGTCGGCGTTGTAAGGTTTTGGCAAAACTTCACTGAAGCCATGTTCTTTGTATCGCCCCATCACCGGATCATTGGAATAACCGCTGGATACCACGGCCCGTACATGCGGATCAATGGCGATCAGTTGCTGAATGGTTTCCTTGCCGCTCATGCCGCCGGGAATAGTCAGATCCATAATGACGGCGTCAAACGGTTCTCCTCGATCGCGGAACGAACGATAAGCTTTAACCGCTTCTTGTCCATCGGACACTTCCCACACCGTGAAGCCCATATATTTTAACATTTCACTGAGCATCCGCCGTACGGCGGCTTCATCGTCCATGATTAAAATCCGTCCGTGATGATTGGTATCCGGCTTCTCAATGTCAGAGGGGATTTCAGGGTGATTGTCGGAAGCGGGAAGATAAATATAAAATGTTGTGCCGCTCATCCACTTGGATTCGACTGCGATTAAGCCATCGTGATTTTTGACGATTGAGTAACTCGTCGCCAACCCAAGTCCGCTGCCGCCGGATTTTGTTGTAAAATACGGATCGAAAATTTTTTGTAAGTGTTCTTCGCGAATACCCGTTCCCTGATCGCGAATGGAAATTTTGACATACCGTCCCGGCCGTAAACCAAGTTGATGATCCGATGTATGGGCTTTGATGGTAATGTTCTCGGCGTTTAAATGAATAATGCCGCCATTGGGCATTGCTTGTTGGGCATTCAGGATCAAATTATGAATAACGCGGTTCATTTGTCCGGCGTCAATATCGACTTGCCATAAATTATCAGGCAGATTCAGATCGCACCGCACATTAGAGCCGGTCGAAGCAAAAGCGGCTGACTCTCTGAGCAGGTCGCGAAGATGAGCGGTTTTACGAACAGGCGCACCGCCTCTTGAAAATGTCAATAACTGTTGTGTCAGGTCTTTGGCGCGTAAGGAAGCTTTTTCGGCCGATGAGAGGATATCAAATAATTTTTCTTTGGGTTCCTGAGGCAATTTCATTTTAGCGAGCGACAGATTGCCAATAATAGCTGCAAGAATGTTATTGAAATCATGCGCGATGCCTCCGGCCAGAATACCAATTGATTCGATCTTGCGCGCATTCAGAATTTCATTTTCCATTTTTCGCTGCAAAGACGTGTCTTTAAATACGATAATAACGCCAATGATTCTGTCGGATTCATCGCGGATCGGTGCGGCCGTATGGGCGATAAATTTTTCTTGATGGTCTTTATCTACTAAAACTCTATTACCCGTAAATTCGACAATATCACCTGTACGCATTACACGTGCTACTGGGCTCTCTAAGGGTTTACGCGTACGTTCGTCCAGAATGGTCAGGATGGTTTCAACCGATTGCCCCTCGGCTTCAGACTGCATATAGCCTGTGATGGTTTCGGCTACAGGGTTGATCAAAAGGATGTGCCCTTCCGTGTCCGTCGTAATGACCCCTTCGCCGATAGATCGTAATGTGACGAGCAGGCGTTCTTTTTCAGTCGCCAACGCATCTGCGGCCTTTTTACGTTCTGTGACGTCGTGAATGATGGAGTATAATAATTTACGGCTCTTGATTGTAATCGGACTGGAATGAATTTCCACAAATCGAATTTCACCCGACTTTAAACGATGGGGAAATATAAAGACATTTTGCTTTTCTTCAGTAGCGGTTTTGATCAGGAACGAAAGTTCGTCTTTGGGCAATACGTTGATCTGATCAAGTGTCATTGTCCGGAGTTCACTCATGGAATAGCCGTAAAATTCGGCCGCTGCAGAATTGGCGTCAACAATACGTTTTGTTTCGGGATCGACAAACCATTGCATAGCCTGGTGCCGATGAAACATTTCCTTGTAGCGTTCTTCCGTTTCACGCAATTCTTCATCGGTTTTTTTCCGAGGCGTAATATCACGATAGTTCATGACGATGCCTTGTACGCTCGGATCAAGCATCAGATTATTGGCTACTCCTTCCATCCATCGCCAGGATTGATCTTTGTGCAGCATGCGAAATTGAATCGAGGTTGTGCGACCCGGCTTTTCGAGCAGCAATTTGAACTCATTCATCGTGTATGCGAGATCGTCCTGGTGGATGAGTTCAAAAATATTATTACCGACCATTTCCTTAAATGTGTATCCGATAACGCGCCGGGTCGAAGAACTTGCATACAATACGATGCCATAACGGTTAACGAGTGCAATGGCGTCGGAAATGTTTTCGACAAGCGCTCGGAAATATTTAACACTTTCTCTGAGGGCTTCTTCAGCGCGTTTTCGTTTGGTAATAATACGGCCGATGGATAAAATAAACGGGAGAGCAGGATCGGATTCATGAATCAGGCTCCATTGGGCTTCGACGTAACGTACGCTTCGGTCTTTCAGCATCAACCGGTATTCACAGCGCTGCACATCGCCTGTATCCAGCAATTCCTGAAAAACCGATTTTACATGTTCGCGGTCTTCCGGATGTACCTCATCAAAAAACTTATCGCCTTTCAACAGTGGCATATCGGTGAGAATTTTTTGATAGGCCGGACTTGTGTAAATTCGACGACCCTCCGGATCCATGATGGCAATAAGGTCGACAGAATTTTCTGAAATAATTTTAAGACGATGCTCGGCTTCTTTTAATTTTTTTGATTCGTAAAATTCTCGTGCATCGGCATCTTTTTTTTCTAAGGCTACTCGCAACGACGGAATCAGGCGTTGCGGTTTATTAAGAGCTACATAGTCATCGGCTCCAGCATGTATGCACGCAATGGCCGCTTCATCATCCGGTGGTCCGGAAGTCACAATGATCGGTATGAGAGGACGCTGTTCTTTCGCGCTATATATCGCGGGAAAAATCGTATTTTCCGATAAAGCATAGTCCAATAAGACAACGTCGGGTGCAAAATCCTGAAGCTCTTGAGAGAATTCTTCCAAGTGTTTCACGACCAATGACCAGAAAAGAAAATTGCCCTTCCGCAGTTCTTGAATGATCAACTCTGCATCATCGGGCGAATCATCAAAAATAAGTACTCGAAGTTCTCGAGCCATGTGAGTCTCCGGCAATCCTCATGGAATGCGATAGGGAGTGGGAAGGCGTCGGGCGGCGCCTATATAAGTCCGGATTAAACAGCCGGAAGGAAATAAGCGTTTGTTAGACACTATTTCAAAATGGCCCTCAGTAAATTCAAAAACTCCCTTCCGTCGTTCTGTACCAACTTGTAATTGCGATAGGCGTTTTTGTACGTCGGATTGATGTCGTGTGCTTTTTTGAACTGTCCGACGGCTTTGAGAAATAAATTTCTGCATTGGATCAAATATACCAGGCCGAGCGAATTGTGCAGATCGGCATAATTCGGGTTTTCATCAAGGCCTCTTTCCATTTGAGATCGATACTCGTTAAGTACTTTATCATCCTTGCCGGCGCCTCCAAAAAGAAATTTCAGATAGAAGCCATGGATCGTTTCATCCATTTTAGGGTTGTGCATCATCTCTCGGGCTTCATACAAAGAGCGTAATGATTTAGCAAGGTCATCAGTGTTCAGTTCTTTGATTGCTTTGTCGAACTTTGATTGCAAGGCACGGTCATCGGCATAGCCGGGGAATGATACAATTTTCTGAATGTTCTCGAGCGCCCGGCGTTTACGGATGGAGGGGGGAGGTAAATTCTTATTTTCCGGCGCATACATTACGCTTTCGATATGCGTCATGGCCATGTTGATATATACTTCGGTATAGTTTGGATTGATCTTGAGTGCGGATTGGAAAGCATCCAGCGCTTCGAGGTAAGTGCGCATTTTTGTATAAGCAAGTCCTAGATTATTGCGTAAATCAGGGAATTGCGGAGCAAGCTCGCATCCTCGTTTAAGAATGTCGATTGCTTCTTTCCATGCGCTTTTTTGCATATAGGCCGTGCCGAGATTGTTATAGGCCTCAATCATCTCGTTGTCTTTTTCAATGGCCTCGGCAAATTCACCGATAGCCTCATCGATCATTCCTTTGCGCAGAAAAACGAGGCCCATTTTGTTATTGGAAACGGCATGTTTGACGGTTTTTATTTTGTCGCGGATATAAAACAGCAGCTCGATTTCCCATGCAATTTCGTGATGGAAAGAGCTGATGAATTCCTGAAATTGTTCGCGGTTAAGATATTGATGAAACGGATCATCGAGTTTTTTCTTGTGCATCATGATCACGCGTCCGCCGTCATAGACTTCAGACTTGATCATTTTTTCCACCATGTTTCCCGCCGTTTGAATGTGGAAAAGTTTGCCTCCGGCCAACACGTTACTGTTGATTCCGATCTGTTCCATGAAAATTCCTCCTTTACGCGGGGCACGGCAAGGTGTCGAGCGCGGGTACGGTTAGGGTTAAACTTTTAAAAAACATCGATACTAAAATCGTAGCTAAAGGAAGAAATCTGTACTACTTGAGGAAACAAGCTTATAGTACTTTAGTATTTTCTAAACTACCTCAGTATTGAAAGTGCTCTGATGTGCTAAAGGGTCATTTGCAGTTCAACAGGTTCAATTTAAAGACATTGCAGGCATCTGTTCAAGTTAAATCTGGATTAAATTTGTTTAATCCATTTCTACGGATTCAGCCTGAGTATGGATCGCACGTGCCAATTGTAGAATCGAATCGGCAATGACGCTGATTTTAAAAGCTGTATGCTCATTGTAATGATCCGGCGATTGCTGCATCATCGCTTTAGCGATCGATTGGATTGCCTTTGCATGTTGAATCAATTCTGTTTTACTGATTTCTTCGTTCATGATTTCTCCTCATCCGATGCGTTTCTCTAACTCATCACGTCAGAATGAAACTTAAAGCATCGTACAGTTGTTGTGTTTTAAAAGGTCTGATCAATACAGCATCGGCTATAGATGTAAACTGATGGTCGCGTATTGATGTCAAAACAAGAATGCGAGTTGATGGATGAAATGTCCGTATTTTTGAAGCCATAACGATGCTTGTATTGTTCGTCAGTTCGTCAGTATCTAATATGACGACTGACGCATTGATCAACCGCAGCGTTTCCATCGTATCATCCTCGCCTTTGGCGAGCAAGCAATAATAGCCCCCGATATTCAGGTCATTTCCCAATAATTCCAATTCGATCACATCGTGAGCCGCTAACAAGATGGTTCGTTTATTTAAAATAGGTTTATAGTCATTTGATATCCTGTCAGGGATTTCCAATACCGGTTTCATAAAAAACGTATTAACTATTGTTTTTTTTGGCATTTATTCTAAATTAATCCATAAGCTTCGAAATAGCTTTTACTTATATAAGACACGTTTTCAGGAAAAACATAACTATCTTTGCTGTTTTTAATCGGGGGTTTACAACATGCCCTACCATGCTTATGACCTTGCTACTAAGAATTTGAGCTTTTCCATCAATGATCTGGCTCGAGTCAATGAGTTGTATCACCAGTGGCGGCAGGAAAATTCTTCGAATACCATACGCGAATTGGAAATATGGGCCTATTGCTGGATCAGAAGGTATTTTATCCGTAAATTTGTTAAGGGAAAGATTCAGGATATTTCCGATACGGAACAGTTGATCGAAGACGTTTTTATTGCTTTTTTTAAGAAACATCACACTTTAAAAAATACGAGGGTTCTGACCCATTGGATTTCAGTAATTTGTAAATACCGTTATTTGAATTATGTCAGGGCTTGGTATCCGGTGAGCGAAAAACTTTTAGAAGAGGCGGAGGAAGAAACTGAAGTCGATTTCGAAAATGATATCCTAACCGTTATCGATTCAAAAAACCTGTATCAGGAAGTTGTATCGAAAGAGATGAATCATTTGCCTGAATATATTCAAGCCATTGTACGAAAGAAAATATGGGAAGGCAAGAGTTATGATGAAATTGCAACCGAAACAGGCTATTCGGTTGAAACGGTTCGGGCTTATTATTCAAGGGCACTAAAAGAGCTTCGACACTCAGAATCGTTGACAAATTTAGTCAAAGATTGGTGACAAGTCCTTTAAAATAAATTTGTTATGTTTTATTTACGTTTGTGTCTTATATTAGTATAGAAACAAATATCTCACGTAAGGTTATTACTTTATAGGGGGAATCCAAGACAATGAAAGACCAGCATTGTAACGAAGACGAATTGATTGATTATGTTTTGCGAAATGAGTTTCAATTGCCTGAAAATCAGTCTAAAGCAATTGAAGCGCATTTGCATGATTGTGCCGATTGTCGCACAGTGTATGACCGTTTGACTGAACGGTATAAGCAAGTACATGCGATGAAGCCGGCAAAAGAGCATTTTGAAGAGTTATCCGGTCGATCGACTACAGGAAGGACCAGGTTTGTGCGGCCCTATCAAATTGCCGCCGTAATACTGATATTAGTCTTGCCGTATGGCTTATCGGTATGGATGATGAACCGTTCGTTCGATCGTGGACCGATTGGGCTCGAAGCTTTTCAAATGGATTATAAATTTGCATCGTCGCCGGAAAGCTATCGAGGTGATCAGTCTGCCGGTAATGAAGACGTTCGGTTATTCAAAAAAGGCGTAGTGGCTATTTTTGGAGCAAAAAAATCGACCATGGGCCTTTTTCCGCACTACGATTTGGATCAAATTAAAGTGGCGGAAAATTACTTTAACGGGGCTAAAAATATTAGCCGTAATCCTGACGTGCTCTATAAGGTTGAAGCTTATCTGAAAAAAATCGAACTGATTCGAGCCGCCGCGGAAGAATGATCCGTGTGCTGATGGTCGTTTATCGAATAAACACTTGATTTTCTAAACGGCGTTGTGATCAACGCCGTTTAGTTGTTTTCTTCTTTTTATTTCTTTTCGCACGACGCTTTCCGCTTACTTTTTTCTTAGCAGTCTTTTTAGCTGAACGCGTTGCCGTTCGCGATTTTGTTGCAGACCGTGATACCATACCGATAGGGTCGCCAGGCCACGACAGGTCAACTTGTTTGATGAGACCCGCTTTCAGATGAATTCTATGCATATCATTACGCTTATTACTCACGCCCCAGTATTCATTGTAAGGATCAAAATCCGAGCGCGTTTGTTTTGTCATGCCAAAGCTAATCCAGAAATCCTCCGGTGTAATAGCACCGGTGGTGTTTTCAAAACCCACTTCGGTACACATAAGGATAAGAATTTTGTCACTGGCAAGCTTGGCATTAAGCGCTGAAGCGCGATGATCGCCGCTTTCTTTCCCATAATTAGGGTCAGCCCACTTGAGTTTCATCTGACCTTTGATCTGGACTTGGACGACAATAAGACAGTTCATATCTGGGCTACCCGTTTTTGGATAGGTGTGAGAGATTTCGACTGTAGAATCTGCAGCAATTTCGAGTAACATTCCGGATAAATCGCCCGAATCCGTGTATACACCTCCTCCTCCAGGAGGAGGACCACCAGTACTTTCATTAGTATTACCCATAAAATAAACCCTTCTGTTAAATTATCGTATACGTTCGTCTTATTATATAAGATTACATATGCTACAAAATATAAATCAACAGCCGTCACGTGCGCAAATAAAAACG encodes:
- a CDS encoding PAS domain S-box protein produces the protein MKRFESKWASRILSLRIVLIYASFGSLWIIFSDLVLEELQLPDSFRFSIMKGILFIAITSLLLYSLMRRDMRQLIQVQSKLSESEIRYRLLFDSNPLPMWVFDSETLRFLAVNPASIQTYGYSREEFLSMTIRDIRPKEDEAVLTHYLETTNRYERHHSGVWRHRKKNGTFIDVEIISESLDFEGRPARLVLANDVTEKQRIARELTDNRTQIAAIIESAMDAIITISEDQRIILFNSAAQNMFKCSREDAIGQPIERFIPQRFRSAHRGHIHNFGQTGVTSRHMGALGEISGIRSNDEEFPIEASISQVEIGGAKFYTVILRDESVRKQQEEAIRQFSEELEQRVIDRTAELTLANKDLESFSYTVSHDLRAPLRAIEGFANILLEDHFDHLDAEAKRLLKVISTNVHQMSMLIDDLLTFARLSRQSIEIENVPMHSLAESVGEWFIRHDPRYDNSELRIDPLPDANGDQAMLKQVWQNLIGNAFKFSSVRERPIIEIGAFHRPNEWVYYVRDNGVGFDSAYTHKLFGVFQRLHSAHEFEGTGVGLAIVHRIIEKHGGSVWAESALNKNAAFYFSLPSHKTS
- a CDS encoding PAS domain S-box protein, with the translated sequence MARELRVLIFDDSPDDAELIIQELRKGNFLFWSLVVKHLEEFSQELQDFAPDVVLLDYALSENTIFPAIYSAKEQRPLIPIIVTSGPPDDEAAIACIHAGADDYVALNKPQRLIPSLRVALEKKDADAREFYESKKLKEAEHRLKIISENSVDLIAIMDPEGRRIYTSPAYQKILTDMPLLKGDKFFDEVHPEDREHVKSVFQELLDTGDVQRCEYRLMLKDRSVRYVEAQWSLIHESDPALPFILSIGRIITKRKRAEEALRESVKYFRALVENISDAIALVNRYGIVLYASSSTRRVIGYTFKEMVGNNIFELIHQDDLAYTMNEFKLLLEKPGRTTSIQFRMLHKDQSWRWMEGVANNLMLDPSVQGIVMNYRDITPRKKTDEELRETEERYKEMFHRHQAMQWFVDPETKRIVDANSAAAEFYGYSMSELRTMTLDQINVLPKDELSFLIKTATEEKQNVFIFPHRLKSGEIRFVEIHSSPITIKSRKLLYSIIHDVTERKKAADALATEKERLLVTLRSIGEGVITTDTEGHILLINPVAETITGYMQSEAEGQSVETILTILDERTRKPLESPVARVMRTGDIVEFTGNRVLVDKDHQEKFIAHTAAPIRDESDRIIGVIIVFKDTSLQRKMENEILNARKIESIGILAGGIAHDFNNILAAIIGNLSLAKMKLPQEPKEKLFDILSSAEKASLRAKDLTQQLLTFSRGGAPVRKTAHLRDLLRESAAFASTGSNVRCDLNLPDNLWQVDIDAGQMNRVIHNLILNAQQAMPNGGIIHLNAENITIKAHTSDHQLGLRPGRYVKISIRDQGTGIREEHLQKIFDPYFTTKSGGSGLGLATSYSIVKNHDGLIAVESKWMSGTTFYIYLPASDNHPEIPSDIEKPDTNHHGRILIMDDEAAVRRMLSEMLKYMGFTVWEVSDGQEAVKAYRSFRDRGEPFDAVIMDLTIPGGMSGKETIQQLIAIDPHVRAVVSSGYSNDPVMGRYKEHGFSEVLPKPYNADDLAKTLNELLKEKNLHP
- a CDS encoding tetratricopeptide repeat protein; amino-acid sequence: MEQIGINSNVLAGGKLFHIQTAGNMVEKMIKSEVYDGGRVIMMHKKKLDDPFHQYLNREQFQEFISSFHHEIAWEIELLFYIRDKIKTVKHAVSNNKMGLVFLRKGMIDEAIGEFAEAIEKDNEMIEAYNNLGTAYMQKSAWKEAIDILKRGCELAPQFPDLRNNLGLAYTKMRTYLEALDAFQSALKINPNYTEVYINMAMTHIESVMYAPENKNLPPPSIRKRRALENIQKIVSFPGYADDRALQSKFDKAIKELNTDDLAKSLRSLYEAREMMHNPKMDETIHGFYLKFLFGGAGKDDKVLNEYRSQMERGLDENPNYADLHNSLGLVYLIQCRNLFLKAVGQFKKAHDINPTYKNAYRNYKLVQNDGREFLNLLRAILK
- a CDS encoding sigma-70 family RNA polymerase sigma factor, which gives rise to MPYHAYDLATKNLSFSINDLARVNELYHQWRQENSSNTIRELEIWAYCWIRRYFIRKFVKGKIQDISDTEQLIEDVFIAFFKKHHTLKNTRVLTHWISVICKYRYLNYVRAWYPVSEKLLEEAEEETEVDFENDILTVIDSKNLYQEVVSKEMNHLPEYIQAIVRKKIWEGKSYDEIATETGYSVETVRAYYSRALKELRHSESLTNLVKDW